In Tenacibaculum pacificus, a single window of DNA contains:
- the mnmE gene encoding tRNA uridine-5-carboxymethylaminomethyl(34) synthesis GTPase MnmE, with protein sequence MIQNDTIIAMATPSGIGAIAVIRLSGEKAIEIVNTFFKSIKSKKSLLTQKTHTLHLGHLIDNGIILDEVLISIFKNPTSYTGENVVEISCHGSVFIQQEIIQLFLKNGCRMADNGEFTMRAFLNGKMDLSQAEAVADVIASNSAASHQMAIQQMRGGITNELKDLRVKLLDFAALIELELDFSGEDVEFADRTKFKELVVKITFVLKRLIDSFAFGNAMKNGIPVAIIGEPNVGKSTLLNTLLNEEKAIVSDIAGTTRDAIEDDLIIEGVAFRFIDTAGIRETEDIVENIGIKKTYEKAENAQLIIFLIDANKFSYASEEFLQEIETIKERFPNKRLLVIANKIDTLSCHDTAILKSAIDPLILLSAKQKTGIIELKAELTSLVNTGALSNNETIVTNSRHFEALNNALTAITSVQQGIDLEISTDLFSIDIRECLRHLGNITGEYDVDKDILGHIFGNFCIGK encoded by the coding sequence ATGATACAAAATGATACTATTATTGCTATGGCAACTCCATCAGGTATTGGAGCTATTGCTGTAATTAGACTTTCTGGTGAAAAAGCTATTGAAATAGTGAATACTTTTTTCAAATCGATAAAATCAAAAAAATCTTTACTTACTCAAAAAACACATACCTTACACTTAGGACACCTTATAGATAATGGAATTATTTTAGATGAAGTATTGATTTCTATCTTTAAAAATCCAACATCATATACTGGCGAAAATGTCGTAGAAATTTCGTGTCATGGTTCGGTATTTATTCAGCAAGAAATTATTCAATTATTTTTGAAAAATGGTTGTAGAATGGCTGATAATGGTGAATTTACCATGCGTGCTTTTTTAAACGGAAAAATGGATTTAAGCCAAGCCGAAGCCGTTGCCGATGTTATTGCTTCTAATTCTGCTGCAAGTCATCAAATGGCTATTCAGCAAATGCGTGGCGGAATTACCAATGAATTAAAAGACCTTCGTGTAAAATTATTAGATTTTGCAGCTTTAATTGAACTAGAATTAGATTTTTCTGGAGAAGATGTAGAATTTGCTGACAGAACTAAATTTAAAGAATTAGTCGTTAAAATCACTTTTGTTTTAAAACGATTAATTGATTCTTTTGCCTTCGGAAACGCTATGAAAAATGGAATTCCTGTAGCAATTATCGGAGAACCAAACGTTGGAAAATCAACTTTATTAAACACACTTTTAAACGAAGAAAAAGCCATCGTTTCAGACATTGCAGGAACTACTCGTGATGCCATTGAAGATGATTTAATTATTGAAGGTGTTGCCTTTCGTTTTATTGATACTGCTGGTATTAGAGAAACTGAAGACATTGTTGAAAACATCGGAATTAAAAAAACCTACGAAAAAGCAGAAAATGCACAATTAATTATATTTTTGATTGATGCAAATAAATTCTCATATGCAAGTGAAGAATTTTTACAAGAAATCGAAACTATAAAAGAACGTTTTCCTAACAAACGTCTGTTAGTTATCGCTAATAAAATTGATACTTTATCCTGTCATGACACAGCTATTTTAAAATCAGCTATTGATCCTTTAATTTTATTATCAGCAAAACAAAAAACAGGAATCATAGAATTAAAAGCAGAATTAACATCTTTAGTCAATACAGGTGCTTTAAGTAATAACGAAACAATTGTTACTAATTCACGTCATTTTGAAGCATTAAACAATGCTTTAACTGCCATTACTTCTGTACAACAAGGAATTGATTTAGAAATTTCTACGGATTTATTCTCGATTGATATTCGCGAGTGTTTACGTCATCTTGGAAATATAACTGGTGAATATGATGTTGACAAAGATATTTTAGGACATATTTTTGGTAATTTCTGTATCGGAAAGTAA
- a CDS encoding helix-turn-helix transcriptional regulator — MSSNIRVQKVCLNCNIEFTAKTTVTKYCSNKCGKSAWKKRKQAEKVQKVNKATRRKITAPKIEVNIKDKDFLTVKEVAILLNCTNRTIYRLINTKKIKAVNLGERITRIKRNTIDKLFTN; from the coding sequence ATGAGTAGTAATATTAGAGTACAAAAAGTTTGTTTAAACTGTAATATTGAATTTACAGCGAAAACCACCGTTACTAAATATTGTTCCAATAAATGTGGAAAAAGTGCATGGAAAAAAAGAAAACAAGCCGAAAAAGTTCAAAAAGTAAATAAAGCCACTAGAAGAAAAATAACAGCTCCAAAAATTGAAGTCAATATAAAAGACAAAGATTTTCTAACAGTTAAGGAGGTTGCAATATTATTGAATTGTACCAACAGAACTATTTATCGCTTAATTAATACAAAGAAAATAAAAGCCGTTAATCTAGGTGAAAGAATTACTAGGATAAAACGCAATACTATTGACAAACTTTTTACCAACTAA
- a CDS encoding site-specific integrase — MTKVTLRQKPISKGRNSLYLDFYPPLAIAGTEKTTRREFLGLFVLIDKTAFKKELEAIENKELKNKGKLSKATLQKKELLKTLKPLTAVQKNTNRETLATAEIIKQKRINELNKPEIYTAFELEQRKATEKGKLSFITYFEQQMDKAKGNNYNVWLSVYNYLNEYTKGNLLFIDLNEKFCNDFRGYLLTAKSKRSTTSTLSQNTAKTYFNKFKATLKQAYKDDFISYDLNAKIDTIKEADTKRVFLTIEELNKLIQADCVNPILKQASLFSALTGLRFSDIEKLKWSEITHNKEQGYFLEFKQQKTQSNEYLPISEQAYNLLGKPKEPQQKVFEGLKYSAHQNTYLLKWAINAGVQKHLTFQCF; from the coding sequence ATGACAAAAGTAACATTAAGACAAAAGCCAATCAGCAAAGGGCGTAACAGTTTGTATTTAGATTTTTATCCACCATTAGCAATAGCAGGAACAGAAAAAACAACTAGGAGAGAATTTTTAGGCTTGTTTGTACTTATTGATAAAACAGCCTTTAAAAAAGAACTTGAAGCAATTGAAAATAAAGAATTAAAAAACAAAGGCAAATTATCAAAAGCCACACTACAAAAAAAAGAGTTGTTAAAAACTTTAAAACCATTAACAGCAGTACAAAAAAATACAAATAGAGAAACACTCGCAACAGCTGAAATTATCAAACAGAAACGAATTAACGAATTAAATAAACCTGAAATTTATACTGCCTTTGAATTGGAACAACGTAAAGCAACTGAAAAAGGTAAACTATCTTTTATTACTTACTTTGAACAACAAATGGATAAAGCCAAGGGAAACAATTATAATGTTTGGTTATCAGTTTATAATTACCTTAATGAATACACCAAAGGCAACTTATTATTTATTGATTTGAATGAAAAATTTTGTAATGATTTTAGAGGTTATTTACTTACTGCTAAAAGCAAAAGAAGTACTACTTCTACTCTATCACAAAACACTGCAAAAACCTATTTCAATAAATTTAAAGCCACGTTAAAACAAGCGTATAAAGATGACTTCATTTCTTATGATTTAAATGCTAAAATTGATACGATTAAAGAAGCTGATACAAAAAGAGTATTTCTAACAATTGAAGAACTTAACAAATTGATACAAGCTGATTGTGTAAACCCTATTTTAAAACAAGCCTCTTTATTTTCAGCATTAACTGGATTAAGATTTTCAGATATTGAAAAATTAAAATGGTCGGAAATTACACACAATAAAGAACAAGGTTATTTTTTAGAGTTCAAACAACAGAAAACCCAAAGTAACGAGTATCTGCCAATATCTGAACAAGCTTATAATTTACTAGGTAAACCAAAAGAGCCACAACAAAAAGTGTTTGAGGGTTTGAAATATTCAGCACATCAAAATACATACTTGTTAAAGTGGGCAATTAATGCTGGAGTTCAAAAGCATTTAACGTTTCAATGCTTTTAG